A region from the Methanofollis liminatans DSM 4140 genome encodes:
- a CDS encoding ABC transporter ATP-binding protein, giving the protein MIAARDLVKDYGAFRALDGVSFDLGEGEILGVVGHNGAGKTTLLKILAGLSSPTAGSLAIAGVDVVRNPHALKQTLGYLPEESRLYETMRVADYLSFFGEIYGLSGGEIRERSERLLSSLSLDAGEKKIGELSKGMRRKVAIARSLLHDPRFLVYDEPSSGLDPMTGRFIGEYLRELRAEGRTIVLSAHNLYQIEEICDRVMILRRGRIEAFGTMRDLRERFGSLTYEVYFTIPDASALEPSLAYTRSDGIYMAAAGDVAGMNRVSAAVAAAGGTVERIESRYPSLEEMLVAVGK; this is encoded by the coding sequence ATGATCGCGGCACGCGACCTGGTGAAGGATTACGGGGCGTTTCGGGCCCTCGACGGCGTGAGTTTTGATCTCGGAGAAGGAGAGATCCTCGGAGTTGTGGGGCACAACGGGGCCGGGAAGACGACGCTCCTGAAGATCCTCGCCGGGCTCTCGTCCCCGACCGCGGGAAGCCTTGCGATCGCCGGCGTCGATGTGGTCAGAAACCCGCACGCCCTGAAGCAGACCCTCGGCTACCTCCCTGAGGAGTCGCGCCTGTACGAGACGATGAGGGTCGCCGACTACCTCTCGTTCTTCGGCGAGATCTATGGGCTTTCAGGCGGGGAGATCCGTGAACGCAGCGAGCGCCTCCTCTCCTCTCTCTCCCTCGACGCCGGCGAAAAGAAGATCGGCGAACTTTCGAAAGGGATGCGGCGCAAGGTGGCGATCGCGCGCTCCCTGCTGCACGATCCCCGGTTCCTCGTCTATGACGAGCCTTCGTCCGGGCTCGACCCGATGACCGGACGGTTCATCGGGGAGTATCTCAGGGAGCTGCGCGCCGAAGGGAGGACGATCGTACTCTCGGCGCACAACCTCTACCAGATCGAGGAGATCTGCGATCGGGTGATGATCCTGCGGCGGGGCCGGATCGAGGCCTTCGGCACGATGCGGGACCTGAGGGAGCGGTTCGGCTCCCTCACCTACGAGGTCTATTTCACCATCCCGGATGCAAGCGCCCTTGAACCCTCCCTGGCCTATACGCGATCCGACGGCATCTACATGGCCGCAGCCGGCGATGTCGCCGGCATGAACCGGGTATCCGCGGCCGTGGCGGCGGCAGGCGGGACGGTGGAGCGGATCGAGTCGCGCTACCCGAGCCTTGAGGAGATGCTGGTGGCGGTCGGGAAATAA
- a CDS encoding ABC transporter permease family protein has protein sequence MSRDVLPMTAVLLVALLLASGLTAESGIRLQDGIYTVGTDDPAAAALLSGDPAFSVFLTGHAVLAQRPGAYDLVISGGRAWAARTEKGAAALSAFAVAYRNYRAGIYTGEEDLFAAYPLWIETVEVTSSLDFTATESGQIIAPKPQEGSHVRPSGPVEDLPTPSSTLAVSAEELRHDLATAPAGNDGIARYLGMFSGGPDLGEFKTPSQLSPPLPFDSLIYIFVFIFPLYFTSQFAMMSIANERIERRGEILLSTPAGPLTIIAGKMLPYFLLMIAVCSAIVLITGGSFVVILPLVPVILFFLAAALLIGMTARSFRELSFLSIFFSTMMTSYLFFPSIFANVHVISLISPLTLVVLHFQGTGFTAADYLYATALFWLSTAVVLWLCARNFTEEQLFSQERLTSRLRSFIFAAMARDHPFASLVAVNLLAIPLIFMVQLMYLVLLFNLPLPWSLLALILLAAFTEEVAKSVGIVALFRGIPGFFTWRTVLLAAVATGFGFLLGEKLLLFVMMAQVTGSLFGSVLFSGVGLLWMPFLLHTAGALIVGAVLKIGGRRAYLPGLLLATAVHASYNLILIGGAL, from the coding sequence ATGAGCAGAGACGTCCTCCCCATGACCGCCGTCCTGCTCGTCGCTCTGCTCCTCGCCTCGGGCCTCACCGCGGAGAGCGGCATCCGTCTCCAGGACGGCATCTACACGGTGGGGACCGACGATCCTGCCGCGGCGGCGCTCCTCTCAGGCGACCCGGCGTTCTCGGTGTTCCTCACAGGCCATGCCGTGCTCGCCCAGAGACCGGGCGCATACGACCTCGTCATCTCGGGCGGCAGGGCCTGGGCAGCCCGGACCGAGAAGGGTGCGGCGGCGCTCTCTGCATTCGCCGTCGCATACCGGAACTACCGTGCCGGTATCTACACCGGCGAAGAGGACCTCTTCGCCGCATATCCCCTCTGGATCGAGACGGTCGAGGTGACGAGCAGCCTCGACTTCACCGCCACCGAAAGCGGACAGATCATCGCTCCAAAACCGCAGGAAGGGAGCCACGTTCGGCCCTCAGGGCCGGTCGAAGACCTGCCGACACCCTCGTCCACCCTTGCCGTCTCTGCAGAGGAACTCCGCCATGACCTCGCCACCGCCCCGGCAGGAAACGACGGGATCGCGCGCTATCTCGGCATGTTCTCAGGCGGCCCTGACCTCGGGGAGTTCAAGACCCCATCGCAGCTCTCCCCGCCCCTCCCCTTCGACTCGCTCATTTACATCTTCGTCTTTATCTTCCCCCTGTACTTCACCTCCCAGTTCGCGATGATGTCGATTGCAAACGAGCGGATCGAGCGGCGGGGCGAGATCCTCCTCTCCACCCCGGCCGGTCCGCTCACCATCATCGCCGGCAAGATGCTCCCCTACTTCCTCCTGATGATCGCCGTCTGTTCGGCGATCGTCCTGATCACCGGCGGGTCGTTCGTCGTCATCCTCCCCCTCGTTCCGGTGATCCTCTTCTTCCTTGCGGCGGCGCTGCTCATCGGCATGACGGCCCGGAGCTTTCGAGAACTCTCCTTCCTCTCCATCTTCTTCTCGACGATGATGACCTCGTACCTCTTTTTCCCCTCGATCTTCGCAAACGTCCACGTGATCAGCCTGATCTCGCCCCTGACCCTGGTGGTCCTCCACTTCCAGGGCACGGGCTTTACGGCGGCCGACTACCTCTATGCGACCGCCCTCTTCTGGCTCTCGACCGCCGTCGTCCTCTGGCTCTGCGCCCGCAACTTCACCGAAGAGCAACTCTTCTCGCAGGAGCGCCTCACCTCCCGCCTCCGCTCCTTCATCTTTGCGGCGATGGCCCGGGACCACCCCTTCGCCTCCCTCGTCGCCGTAAACCTCCTCGCCATCCCGCTCATCTTCATGGTGCAGCTGATGTACCTGGTGCTCCTCTTCAACCTCCCGCTGCCCTGGTCGCTCCTCGCCCTGATCCTCCTTGCCGCCTTCACCGAGGAGGTCGCCAAGTCGGTCGGGATCGTCGCCCTCTTCCGCGGGATCCCGGGCTTTTTCACCTGGCGGACCGTGCTCCTCGCCGCCGTGGCGACCGGGTTCGGTTTCCTCCTCGGCGAGAAACTTCTCCTCTTCGTGATGATGGCGCAGGTCACCGGGTCGCTCTTTGGCTCCGTCCTCTTCTCGGGTGTCGGCCTCCTCTGGATGCCCTTCCTCCTCCATACGGCAGGCGCCCTGATCGTGGGGGCGGTGCTGAAGATCGGCGGGCGTCGGGCCTATCTCCCGGGCCTCCTCCTCGCGACGGCGGTCCATGCCTCGTATAACCTCATCCTGATCGGAGGTGCACTGTGA
- a CDS encoding radical SAM protein, translating to MTSDAVILDGYVDEPACLGVPPYISPYIRYCAGVLAERGYTVRYTTIDAVRKEPLALRTFSDAALLLVIAGVTVPGKYLAGTPATLTELSQIGVQIRGPKKVLGGPIGFGYAAEGGRKAVRAAAAGFDHLLQGSPSAALDSLLGGGEPAGQADYTAIDRWSVLGAGVVQQHPFFPRVMIELETAQGCSRAVTGGCSFCTEPFYGPPRYRSAAGVAAEVGALSAAGARHFRLGRQPDLLAYGSTGGAEFARPRPERIEALFTGIRAAAPDLLTLHIDNVNPGTIVHYEEESRAALAAIVAGHTPGDVAAFGMETADPAVIRANNLKALPDDVFRAIEIVNEIGGGRRNGVPDLLPGLNFVCGLAGETAQTYDKNRAFLERVLASGLMVRRVNIRQLMPFASTRAYDENTLGQQDAAFRAFKEWTRTKFDLPMLQRVFPAGTVLRDVGIEVSGRTSFGRQMGSYPILVGFPLALPTGAVTDAVVVGWGMRSITALPAPIEINTLPHAAIGHIPGIGKKILPKVLAKRPFADLAAFRRVAGEAPLDDYFSF from the coding sequence ATGACCTCTGACGCAGTCATCCTCGACGGCTACGTGGACGAACCGGCGTGCCTCGGCGTCCCGCCCTATATCTCGCCCTACATCAGGTACTGCGCCGGCGTGCTCGCCGAGCGCGGCTATACCGTCAGGTACACCACCATCGACGCCGTGCGCAAAGAGCCCCTGGCCCTGCGGACGTTTTCCGACGCCGCCCTCCTGCTCGTCATCGCCGGCGTCACCGTGCCGGGGAAATATCTTGCCGGCACCCCGGCGACGCTCACCGAGCTCTCGCAGATCGGGGTGCAGATCCGCGGCCCAAAAAAGGTGCTGGGCGGGCCGATCGGCTTCGGCTACGCTGCCGAAGGCGGGAGGAAAGCGGTGCGGGCTGCGGCGGCAGGCTTCGATCACCTCCTCCAGGGCTCGCCCTCCGCGGCGCTCGACTCCCTCCTGGGAGGTGGCGAGCCCGCGGGACAGGCCGACTACACGGCGATCGACCGCTGGAGCGTCCTCGGCGCCGGGGTGGTGCAGCAGCACCCGTTCTTCCCCCGCGTCATGATCGAGCTGGAGACGGCGCAGGGCTGCTCCCGCGCGGTCACCGGCGGCTGCTCGTTCTGCACCGAACCCTTCTACGGCCCGCCCCGCTACCGCTCCGCCGCCGGGGTCGCTGCCGAGGTCGGGGCGCTCAGCGCCGCAGGGGCCCGCCACTTCCGTCTCGGCCGCCAGCCCGACCTCCTTGCCTATGGGAGCACGGGCGGCGCCGAGTTTGCCCGGCCGCGGCCCGAACGCATCGAGGCCCTTTTCACAGGGATCCGTGCGGCGGCACCCGACCTGCTGACCCTCCACATCGACAACGTGAACCCGGGCACCATCGTCCATTATGAGGAGGAGAGCCGCGCCGCCCTTGCAGCGATCGTCGCCGGGCACACCCCGGGCGACGTCGCCGCCTTCGGGATGGAGACCGCCGACCCCGCGGTGATCAGGGCGAACAACCTCAAGGCGCTCCCGGACGATGTTTTCAGGGCGATCGAGATCGTCAACGAGATCGGTGGCGGCAGGCGGAACGGCGTTCCCGACCTCCTGCCCGGCCTGAACTTCGTCTGCGGCCTCGCCGGGGAGACCGCCCAGACGTACGACAAAAACCGGGCCTTTCTGGAGCGGGTGCTCGCCTCGGGCCTGATGGTGCGGCGGGTGAACATCAGGCAGCTGATGCCCTTCGCCAGCACACGCGCCTACGACGAGAACACCCTCGGGCAGCAGGACGCCGCCTTCAGGGCCTTCAAGGAATGGACGAGGACGAAGTTCGACCTACCCATGCTCCAGCGGGTCTTTCCCGCGGGCACCGTGCTGCGCGATGTCGGGATCGAAGTGAGCGGCAGGACGAGTTTTGGGCGGCAGATGGGCTCGTACCCCATTCTCGTCGGCTTCCCCCTCGCCCTTCCCACGGGTGCCGTCACCGACGCCGTCGTCGTCGGGTGGGGGATGCGCTCGATCACCGCCCTACCGGCACCGATCGAGATAAATACGCTGCCGCACGCGGCGATCGGCCACATCCCCGGCATCGGAAAGAAGATCCTGCCGAAGGTGCTCGCGAAGCGCCCCTTCGCCGACCTCGCCGCCTTCAGGCGGGTGGCCGGTGAGGCGCCGCTGGATGATTATTTTTCATTTTGA
- a CDS encoding DHH family phosphoesterase, whose product MADAAQTGSSGKIKYLICGCGSTGYNVVEELLKETDSILILDKDEKRVQDLLDQKYQAIVRELKDPAALDELPVPEVIFVLSNDKDANLAVVRTAKAKYPSAHLIARATDPVSKNQLEAAGADVVLYPQEVIAKTAVLRIRRLSSSRIARRLYTLLGSWEGTMGIIAHTNPDPDSVSSAMALAVIAHDASGGKLVSRILYDGTIGHQENRAFVNLLDIKMEQITPELLSACDHLALVDSSGPGVNNALGKDARVNIIIDHHKNGTHDTSKVDFVDIRPGMGATASIMTQYLQELDIPVDTKVATALLYGIRADTRDFRRNITPQDFNYAAFLLPLTDRDILDKIMSPAVSQETLEVIGSAIQDREVVSGYLFANVGYLRNRDAVPQAADLLINLEGVNTAIIYGITDTSIIFSGRNRDIRIHIGKVLEEAFKGIGEAGGHATMAAAVIPLTYFSMVKDKEELLDLIIEPILKRIRRIVGLEDEAKHEV is encoded by the coding sequence ATGGCCGATGCAGCTCAGACCGGGTCGTCCGGGAAGATCAAATACCTCATATGCGGCTGCGGGAGCACAGGTTACAACGTCGTTGAGGAACTCCTCAAAGAGACCGATTCAATCCTCATTCTTGATAAAGATGAGAAAAGAGTGCAGGATCTGCTCGATCAGAAATATCAGGCGATCGTCCGGGAACTCAAGGATCCGGCAGCGCTTGACGAACTGCCTGTGCCCGAAGTCATTTTTGTCCTGTCGAACGACAAGGACGCAAACCTCGCCGTCGTCAGGACCGCCAAGGCGAAGTATCCATCCGCCCACCTGATCGCACGCGCAACCGATCCGGTGAGCAAGAACCAGCTCGAGGCCGCCGGCGCCGATGTGGTGTTATACCCGCAGGAGGTGATCGCCAAGACCGCCGTGCTGCGCATCAGAAGGCTTTCGTCGTCGCGCATCGCGAGGCGCCTCTATACCCTGCTCGGGTCCTGGGAGGGCACCATGGGGATCATCGCCCATACCAACCCGGATCCCGATTCAGTATCGAGTGCCATGGCGCTTGCAGTGATCGCGCACGACGCCAGCGGCGGCAAACTCGTCTCGCGGATCCTGTACGACGGCACCATTGGCCACCAGGAGAACCGCGCCTTTGTCAACCTCCTCGACATCAAGATGGAGCAGATCACGCCGGAACTCCTTTCGGCCTGCGACCACCTCGCCCTTGTAGACTCCTCAGGGCCGGGCGTGAACAACGCCCTCGGCAAGGACGCCCGCGTGAACATCATCATCGACCACCATAAAAACGGCACCCACGACACCTCCAAGGTCGATTTCGTCGATATCAGACCGGGAATGGGGGCGACCGCCTCGATAATGACACAGTATCTCCAGGAACTCGACATCCCGGTCGATACGAAGGTGGCGACCGCCCTCCTGTACGGCATCAGGGCGGACACACGGGACTTCAGGCGGAACATCACACCGCAGGACTTTAATTATGCCGCATTCCTTCTCCCGCTCACCGACCGCGACATCCTCGACAAGATCATGTCGCCGGCCGTATCGCAGGAGACACTCGAGGTGATCGGCAGCGCCATCCAGGACCGCGAGGTCGTTTCGGGCTATCTCTTCGCCAACGTGGGCTACCTGCGCAACCGGGACGCCGTCCCTCAGGCCGCCGATCTCCTCATCAATCTCGAGGGCGTGAACACCGCCATCATCTACGGGATCACCGACACCAGCATCATCTTCTCAGGCCGGAACCGGGACATCAGGATCCACATCGGCAAAGTGCTCGAAGAGGCGTTCAAGGGCATAGGCGAGGCCGGTGGGCATGCGACCATGGCGGCAGCCGTGATCCCGCTCACCTATTTCTCGATGGTGAAGGACAAGGAGGAACTCCTCGACCTGATCATCGAGCCCATCCTGAAGCGGATCCGCAGGATCGTCGGGCTGGAGGACGAGGCGAAGCATGAAGTTTGA
- a CDS encoding 6-hydroxymethylpterin diphosphokinase MptE-like protein: MKFEDWEPLYEEILDYFSFDRDADEEAARILADLLDRDDLPALDTLCRGRTVTVCGNAPCLPRQIDRIEGTVIAADAAAEVLYTRGIRPDAVFTDLDGATDALVEMNRQGTVVVAHAHGDNIPLLRAWVPRFSGPIVGTTQAEPSGRIHNFGGFSDGDRAVFAAHALGAADVRLVGFDLDDPSVDPVKRGKLIWARRLLALLGHDL, translated from the coding sequence ATGAAGTTTGAGGACTGGGAACCCCTTTACGAAGAGATCCTGGACTACTTCTCCTTTGACCGGGACGCCGACGAGGAGGCCGCCCGCATTCTTGCCGACCTCCTCGACCGCGACGACCTCCCGGCCCTCGACACCCTATGCCGCGGCCGCACGGTCACGGTCTGCGGCAACGCCCCATGCCTGCCGCGCCAGATCGACCGGATCGAGGGAACGGTCATCGCGGCGGATGCCGCCGCCGAGGTGCTCTATACCCGGGGAATCAGGCCAGACGCCGTCTTCACCGATCTCGACGGGGCAACCGACGCACTGGTGGAGATGAACCGGCAGGGAACGGTTGTCGTCGCCCATGCGCACGGGGACAACATCCCGCTCCTCCGCGCCTGGGTGCCCAGGTTCTCCGGTCCCATCGTCGGGACGACACAGGCCGAACCCTCCGGGCGCATCCACAACTTCGGCGGGTTTTCCGACGGCGACCGCGCCGTCTTCGCCGCCCATGCCCTCGGGGCGGCGGACGTCCGCCTCGTCGGCTTCGACCTCGACGACCCCTCGGTCGACCCGGTGAAGCGGGGCAAACTTATCTGGGCCCGCCGCCTCCTCGCCCTCCTCGGCCATGACCTCTGA
- a CDS encoding ABC transporter permease has product MKPRHVWTIAKKELRGIGNERTIVLAILLQVFIAMFSSFLVVGLTSLYDPSSLGGMSGGYAVGYAGTDSPLADLLEEKGDFEVYHMDLSEAVAALQERRLAAVVYVPDTPPDGIDPVKITLYTLKNDISASVTGVKIREAMEAYEVMLREARDDRLAAEPVDIAVPADAGGQSFFIFVYGLLVPLLLFMPAIISASLIIDFITEEYSTKTLDTLLSTPLTFTEILWGKVLAAWVLVPLQAGAWIVLLAANGIAIHNALAILLHVSAASLVLILIGAIAALHYRERTSAQFVYSTALVAVLLAVLAIPGNPANLIVLLAAGSPAPLHGAALVGVLAGTAFLAIITDRYARRLAARAAQ; this is encoded by the coding sequence GTGAAGCCGCGTCATGTCTGGACCATCGCAAAAAAAGAACTCCGGGGGATCGGGAACGAGCGGACGATCGTGCTTGCGATCCTGCTGCAGGTATTCATCGCCATGTTCTCCTCGTTCCTCGTCGTCGGTCTCACCTCGCTCTACGACCCCTCGTCTCTCGGTGGGATGTCGGGGGGGTATGCGGTCGGGTATGCCGGCACCGATTCGCCGCTTGCAGACCTGCTCGAAGAGAAAGGCGACTTCGAGGTCTACCATATGGACCTCTCCGAAGCGGTCGCCGCCCTGCAGGAGCGGAGGCTTGCGGCCGTGGTCTATGTCCCTGATACCCCACCGGACGGCATCGACCCGGTGAAGATCACGCTCTACACCCTGAAAAACGACATCTCCGCCTCGGTGACCGGCGTGAAGATCAGGGAGGCGATGGAGGCCTATGAGGTGATGCTCAGGGAGGCGAGAGACGACCGCCTCGCCGCAGAGCCCGTCGATATCGCCGTTCCCGCAGATGCGGGCGGCCAGAGTTTCTTCATCTTCGTCTACGGCCTCCTCGTGCCTCTCCTCCTCTTCATGCCGGCGATCATCTCGGCGAGCCTGATCATCGATTTCATCACCGAGGAGTACAGCACAAAAACCCTCGACACGCTCCTCTCGACGCCCCTCACCTTCACCGAGATCCTCTGGGGTAAAGTGCTCGCCGCATGGGTGCTCGTCCCGCTCCAGGCAGGGGCGTGGATCGTCCTCCTGGCAGCGAATGGGATCGCGATCCACAACGCCCTTGCGATTCTCCTCCATGTCTCGGCGGCGTCCCTGGTGCTGATCCTCATCGGGGCGATCGCCGCCCTTCACTATCGTGAGCGGACGAGCGCCCAGTTCGTCTACTCGACCGCTCTCGTCGCCGTCCTCCTCGCCGTCCTCGCCATCCCCGGCAACCCGGCGAACCTGATCGTCCTGCTCGCAGCCGGTTCGCCGGCACCCCTGCATGGAGCGGCGCTCGTCGGCGTCCTTGCCGGTACGGCCTTCCTTGCGATTATAACGGATCGCTATGCGCGGCGGCTGGCGGCACGGGCGGCGCAATAG
- a CDS encoding PEGA domain-containing protein, which translates to MIRTVSFMAGAVLALLLLMAPAAALGGDEAWIEVRCNVNGASIYFDNDYKGQIASGVLSVPVYTTGTPYYTAKATMDGYYTSSVSIGSYPSIGESKTIYITLNPTPTPTPSSSGSISVTSSPSGAKTYVDGSYYGRTPQVINGLSVGSHTVRVEYDGYQTWTQTAGVSAGGVTSVYATLTPQPTYGSIYVSSSPSNANVYLDGTYKGTTPMTISGVSQGSHFLEIEKAGYHEWSSSVKVVSGQQSHISATLDSNVQPTTGTIVVSSTPVGAYIYLDGSYQGRTTAQGFVIIGVSPGTRTVTLKLDGYQDAATSVNVNAGQQSSVSLTLQTPGANTGSMTITSTPAGAEVYLNNAYKGITPLTLSDLAVGSYTVSVQLQGYTEWITTASVNAGATTPVSAQLVPATTPTPEAAAMPLTAFGAIALLGAVLVLRRR; encoded by the coding sequence ATGATCCGAACGGTATCCTTCATGGCAGGAGCGGTTCTCGCTCTTCTCCTTCTCATGGCCCCGGCCGCCGCCCTCGGCGGCGACGAGGCCTGGATAGAGGTCAGGTGCAACGTGAACGGTGCATCGATCTACTTCGACAACGACTACAAAGGCCAGATCGCAAGCGGCGTGCTGAGTGTCCCGGTCTATACGACCGGCACGCCGTATTACACGGCAAAGGCGACGATGGACGGGTATTACACCTCGTCGGTCTCGATCGGCTCGTACCCCTCAATTGGAGAGTCCAAGACCATCTACATCACCTTAAACCCGACCCCGACGCCGACTCCCTCCTCCAGCGGCTCTATCTCGGTGACCTCCAGCCCGAGCGGCGCAAAGACCTATGTGGACGGCTCCTACTATGGCAGGACGCCGCAGGTGATCAACGGCCTCTCTGTGGGGTCGCACACGGTCAGGGTCGAGTACGACGGCTACCAGACCTGGACGCAGACCGCCGGCGTCAGTGCCGGTGGGGTAACGAGTGTCTACGCCACCCTGACGCCGCAACCGACCTACGGCTCGATCTACGTCTCTTCGAGCCCGTCGAACGCCAATGTCTATCTTGATGGGACGTATAAGGGCACGACGCCGATGACCATCAGCGGCGTCTCGCAGGGGTCTCATTTCCTCGAGATCGAGAAGGCGGGGTATCATGAATGGAGCAGCTCGGTAAAGGTCGTCTCAGGCCAGCAGTCCCATATCTCTGCCACCCTCGACTCCAACGTGCAGCCGACCACGGGAACGATCGTCGTCTCCTCCACGCCTGTGGGTGCCTATATCTATCTTGACGGGAGTTACCAGGGCAGAACAACTGCGCAGGGTTTCGTGATCATCGGCGTCTCGCCGGGCACCCGCACCGTGACCCTGAAACTTGACGGCTACCAGGACGCCGCCACCTCGGTGAACGTGAACGCGGGGCAGCAGTCCTCGGTCTCCCTCACCCTGCAGACCCCCGGTGCAAACACCGGTTCGATGACGATCACCTCCACCCCCGCAGGTGCCGAGGTCTACCTGAACAATGCGTATAAGGGTATCACGCCCCTCACCCTCAGCGATCTCGCCGTGGGCTCATACACCGTCTCGGTCCAGCTCCAGGGCTATACCGAGTGGATCACCACCGCCAGCGTGAACGCCGGCGCCACGACCCCGGTCTCGGCGCAGCTCGTACCGGCCACGACGCCGACCCCCGAAGCAGCGGCAATGCCGCTGACGGCGTTCGGCGCCATTGCCCTGCTCGGTGCGGTGCTCGTCCTGCGCAGGCGCTGA
- a CDS encoding methyl-coenzyme M reductase glutamine C-methyltransferase, whose amino-acid sequence MKTVIISPGIATYGAMLIGGVVRDAGHEVRLSTALNAGDADVVLLSLFSTQHLMDPAIRDFVAGVRASERPVYIGGPVSAYPEYVLGELAPDAVVVGEGEETVPRLLGRGVSPDLPGIAFSDGGRIVITPPAPPVPVQYRPLPLIPDDIGRQSIRGANAYIETHRGCTGACTFCQVPRFFGREIRSRNLDEIRKEVRAFREKGAVRLSVSGGTGSLFGYHGEIDDDAVIALLQMLAEELGPKNVSAPDIRVDAITDEILEAIRKYTIGWLFYGFESGSDAVLRQMGKGVTVAQMHEAVERSRQHGLKVAGCFIVGYPTETTEDYEATKEFIAEEMLDDVFVSVAEPIPKTPLADLVLRTPHERNPVYAPHEGEYRSLRLTEAEARWFDLSQHADMYKPLLHVVTDEVFNMYLAEARKQGEDVRRVTALIERYEKGGDER is encoded by the coding sequence ATGAAGACCGTGATCATCTCGCCGGGCATCGCCACCTATGGGGCGATGCTCATCGGCGGCGTCGTCAGGGATGCCGGGCACGAGGTGCGGCTATCGACTGCCCTGAACGCCGGGGACGCCGACGTCGTTCTCCTCAGCCTGTTCTCGACACAGCACCTGATGGATCCCGCGATCAGGGACTTCGTCGCCGGCGTGCGGGCTTCGGAGCGTCCGGTCTATATCGGCGGCCCGGTCTCTGCATACCCGGAGTACGTGCTCGGTGAACTCGCCCCGGACGCTGTCGTCGTCGGCGAGGGGGAGGAGACGGTGCCGCGCCTCCTCGGCCGCGGCGTCTCGCCCGACCTCCCGGGGATCGCCTTCTCTGACGGGGGCCGGATCGTGATCACGCCGCCGGCGCCGCCGGTCCCGGTGCAATACCGCCCGCTCCCCCTGATCCCGGACGATATCGGGCGGCAGAGCATCAGGGGGGCGAATGCCTATATAGAGACGCACCGGGGCTGCACCGGCGCCTGCACCTTCTGTCAGGTGCCGCGGTTCTTCGGGAGAGAGATCAGGAGCCGCAACCTCGATGAGATCCGGAAGGAAGTGCGGGCGTTCAGGGAAAAAGGTGCCGTGCGCCTCTCGGTCTCGGGCGGGACCGGTTCGCTCTTCGGGTATCATGGGGAGATCGACGACGACGCCGTCATTGCTCTCCTCCAGATGCTCGCCGAGGAACTCGGCCCGAAAAATGTTTCTGCCCCGGACATCAGGGTGGACGCCATCACCGACGAGATCCTGGAGGCGATCCGGAAATACACGATCGGCTGGCTCTTCTACGGTTTCGAGTCAGGGAGCGACGCCGTGCTCAGGCAGATGGGTAAGGGCGTGACCGTCGCACAGATGCACGAGGCGGTGGAACGGTCGCGCCAGCACGGCCTGAAGGTCGCCGGGTGCTTCATCGTCGGTTACCCGACCGAGACCACAGAGGACTACGAGGCGACAAAAGAGTTCATTGCCGAGGAGATGCTCGACGACGTCTTTGTCTCGGTGGCCGAACCGATCCCGAAGACCCCGCTTGCCGACCTGGTGCTCAGGACGCCGCATGAGAGAAACCCGGTCTATGCGCCTCATGAAGGGGAGTACCGCTCCCTCCGTCTCACCGAGGCCGAGGCACGCTGGTTCGATCTCTCCCAGCACGCCGACATGTACAAGCCCCTCCTCCACGTGGTCACCGACGAGGTCTTCAATATGTACCTCGCCGAGGCGAGGAAGCAGGGCGAGGATGTTCGCCGGGTGACGGCGCTGATCGAGCGCTATGAGAAGGGAGGAGACGAAAGGTGA